A single genomic interval of Spinacia oleracea cultivar Varoflay chromosome 6, BTI_SOV_V1, whole genome shotgun sequence harbors:
- the LOC110778275 gene encoding uncharacterized protein codes for MVASQSSMPRSTSMISKQKLKTSSKLAVTQSKPSSNPLPQSISPTLTGASQPQTKVAQSRWSKGPLFPNLIEIAAQKKATTSLAASYQPTVKPNLQSTTQPTVKPILKPPMQPTTQATVKPVIATRQPSLERDKAAQQLHKVRHQPEKAALTGTKPHLEKRAFVAPMRATKSVM; via the coding sequence ATGGTTGCATCACAATCATCCATGCCTCGGTCTACTTCCATGATTTCAAAGCAAAAACTTAAGACATCATCAAAACTAGCTGTTACCCAGTCAAAACCATCCTCTAACCCATTACCACAATCAATTTCGCCAACTCTTACAGGAGCATCACAACCGCAAACAAAGGTTGCACAAAGTAGATGGTCAAAAGGACCTTTGTTTCCAAACCTCATTGAAATAGCAGCACAAAAAAAAGCAACAACGAGTCTTGCAGCCTCATACCAACCTACTGTGAAGCCTAACCTGCAGAGTACTACTCAGCCTACTGTGAAGCCTATCCTCAAGCCTCCTATGCAGCCTACTACTCAAGCTACTGTGAAGCCTGTCATAGCTACCCGACAGCCTTCTCTAGAGCGGGACAAAGCTGCCCAACAACTTCATAAAGTTAGACATCAGCCTGAAAAAGCTGCACTCACAGGTACCAAACCACATTTGGAAAAAAGAGCGTTTGTTGCACCCATGAGGGCAACAAAATCTGTGATGTGA